Below is a genomic region from Pseudoruegeria sp. SHC-113.
CCCCGATGACGCCCAACGCCTTCACCGGCGAGACTTTCCTGATGGGCACCGACGATCAGGGCCGCGACGTGTTCTCCACCATCCTCTACGGGATGCGGATCTCGCTCTTCGTCGGCTTCTCCGCCGTGCTCTTCGCGCTGATCCTTGGCGTCTCGCTCGGCCTGCTCGCCGGCTACCGCGGCGGCTGGACGGAAACCATCATCATGCGCGTCGCCGATGTGCAGCTGACCTTCCCGGCGATCCTCGTCGCCATGCTGATCTTCGGCATCGCCAAGGGCATCACGCCGGTGGAATACCGCGACCAGATGGCAATCTGGGTGCTGATCCTCGCCATCGGCCTGTCGGACTGGGTGCAATTCGCCCGCGTCGTGCGCGGGGCCACGCTTGTGGAGAAGAACCGCGAATACGTGCAGGCCGCCCGGCTGATCGGCCGCGGCTCCGGCGCGATCATGATGCGCCACATCCTGCCCAACGTGCTGAACTCGGTGCTGGTGATCGCCACCATCTCGCTCGCGCTCGCCATCATCGCCGAGGCCACGCTCTCCTTCCTTGGGGTGGGCGCGCCGCCCACGCAGCCCTCGCTCGGCACGCTCATCCGCATCGGCCAGGGCTTCCTCTTCTCCGGCGAGTGGTGGATCCTCTTCTTCCCCTCCGTCACCCTTCTGGCGCTGGCGCTTTCCGTCAACCTGCTGGGCGACTGGCTGCGCGACGCGCTGAACCCGAGGCTGCGCTGATGGCAGATCTTCAGACCAACAGAGGGCCGAGCCCGACCGGGTGGGCGCGGAACGCGCCCGCCGTGGGGGCGGGCGGGCGCGGCCCGGACCGCAAGCGCTCCGGGCACCCATCCTCCAACGGAGACGACCAATGACCAATCCCGTCCTTTCCGTCCGCAACCTCACCGTTGAAATCCCCACCCGCCGCGGCGTCCTGCGCCCAGTGGATGGCGTCTCCTATGACATCGCCGCTGGCGAGATTCTCGGCGTCGTCGGCGAATCCGGGGCCGGCAAATCCATGACGGGCAATGCCGTCATCGGCCTGCTCGATCCCCCCGCCCGCATCACCGGCGGCGAGATCCACCTGCTCGGCGAACGCATCGACCAGCTCAAAGGCGACGCCCTGCGCAAGATCCGTGGCAAGAAGATCGGCATGATCTTCCAGGATCCGCTCACCTCGCTGAACCCGCTACTGAAGGTAGGCGAACAGCTCACCGAAACCATCCTCGCCCACCTGCCCGTGTCGCAATCAGACGCCGAAGCCCGCGCGCTCGCCGCGCTGGAGGAGGTCGGCATCCCGGCGGCTAAGCAACGGCTGAACAGCTACCCGCATGAGTTTTCCGGCGGCATGCGCCAGCGTGTGGTGATCGCGCTCGCGCTCTGCGCCGAGCCCTCGTTGGTGATCGCCGACGAGCCCACCACCGCGCTCGACGTTTCGGTGCAGGCCCAGATCATCGCGCTGCTCAAACGGCTCTGTCGCGAGCGCGGCACCGCCGTGATGCTCGTCACCCACGACATGGGCGTGATCGCCGAAGCCGCCGACCGCGTGGCGGTGATGTATGCCGGTCGCCTCGCCGAACTCGCGCCCGTGCAGCAGGTGGTGCAGGCCCCGCAACACCCCTATACCGACGGCCTCATGGGCTCCACGCCGCTGGCGAGCCTCGGCCAGAAACGCCTGCGCCAGATCCCCGGCGCCATGCCGCGCCTCACCGCCCTGCCCGAAGGCTGCGCCTTCCACCCGCGCTGCCCCCGCGCCACCGATCAATGCCGTACCAACCCCGGCCCGACGCTCTCCGCCTGCAACGGCCGCGCCGCTTGCTGGCACCCGCTCACCGATGAAGACCGCGCCGCCAAGGAGGCCACCGCATGAAGCCGCTCGTCTCCGTCACCCATCTGACGCGCATCTTCGACGTCTCCAAACCCTGGCTGAACCGGGTGATCGAACGGCTGCCGAAATCCATGCTCACCGCCGTCTCCGATGTCACCTTCGACATCCCGCAAAACAGCGTCTACGCGCTGGTGGGCGAAAGCGGCTCCGGCAAATCGACGATCGGAAAGATGGTCGTCGGCCTGCTGTCACCGTCCGTGGGCGGTGTGACGATCGAAGGCGTGGATCTGGCCCGCGAACAGGATGCGGAGAAGATCGAAAAGGTGCGCTCCGACATCCAGATGATCTTTCAGGATCCCTACGCCTCGCTCAACCCGCGCTGGCGCGTGAAGGACATCATAGAGGAACCTGCCGTCGCGCAAGGAAAGAAGCCGGAAGGCCTCGCCGAACGGCTGCTGGAACAGGTCGGCCTGTCGGCAGAGGACGTGGGCAAATTCCCCCATGAATTCTCCGGCGGCCAGCGCCAGCGCATCTGCATCGCCCGCGCGCTCGCGAGCGAACCGCGCCTGATCGTCTGCGACGAGCCCACCAGTGCGCTGGATGTGTCGGTGCAGGCGCAGGTGCTGAACCTGATGAGCGATCTGCGCGAGGATCTGGGCCTCACCTACCTCTTCATCACCCATGATCTCACCGTGGTGCAGCACATGGCCGACACCGTCGGCGTGCTCTACCTGGGCCGCCTCGTCGAGGAAGCCCCGCGCGCGGCGCTGTTTGCCGATCCCAAACACCCTTATACGCGCATGCTCTTTGATGCCGCGCCGAAGATGGACGGTTTTGGCCGCGAGATCGAGCCGCCCGAGGGCGAGATCCCCGATCCGATCAACCCGCCCCCCGGCTGCGCCTTCCACCCGCGCTGCCCGCTGGCCACCGACCTCTGCAAAGAGGCGCGCCCCGAGCCGCGCCTTGTGGGCGCCAGCAAGGTCGCCTGCCACCACGCAGACTGAACACGAAAAAAGGGGCCTCGCGGGGCCCCTTCCACTTTGTTCTGAAAATATCCTCGCCGAAGGCGAAAACCGCGCGTAAGCGCGCATCCGGCGCGCGCGCCAGCGCGCTCCTTGTGATCCGCCTTTAAGGCTTGCGCACCAGCCGCATCACGGCGCGGCCGTTCTCATCGCCCAGCACCAGCGTATCACCGGTCAGCGTGTAGCTCTGTGCAAGGGCCAGCTGTTCGTTGAACTTCTGTTCCATCTCGCCGTAGGGCTCCGGGCAGGCCATCATCGTCATGCCGCCCTGGCCAAAGCTGATGCTGCCGCCGTCGGTTTCAAAACTGCCCATCAGCCGGTTGCAGCCGGTGAAGCCGGAAATCCGGCCGTCCTCGCCAAAGGCGATCTCGGGTTTCTTCTC
It encodes:
- a CDS encoding ABC transporter permease produces the protein MTALTRAWDSDFLYSFRRSPVAVVSFLVVATLVLAAIFAPLIAPHDPFNPATLNLMNGFTPPMTPNAFTGETFLMGTDDQGRDVFSTILYGMRISLFVGFSAVLFALILGVSLGLLAGYRGGWTETIIMRVADVQLTFPAILVAMLIFGIAKGITPVEYRDQMAIWVLILAIGLSDWVQFARVVRGATLVEKNREYVQAARLIGRGSGAIMMRHILPNVLNSVLVIATISLALAIIAEATLSFLGVGAPPTQPSLGTLIRIGQGFLFSGEWWILFFPSVTLLALALSVNLLGDWLRDALNPRLR
- a CDS encoding ABC transporter ATP-binding protein, coding for MTNPVLSVRNLTVEIPTRRGVLRPVDGVSYDIAAGEILGVVGESGAGKSMTGNAVIGLLDPPARITGGEIHLLGERIDQLKGDALRKIRGKKIGMIFQDPLTSLNPLLKVGEQLTETILAHLPVSQSDAEARALAALEEVGIPAAKQRLNSYPHEFSGGMRQRVVIALALCAEPSLVIADEPTTALDVSVQAQIIALLKRLCRERGTAVMLVTHDMGVIAEAADRVAVMYAGRLAELAPVQQVVQAPQHPYTDGLMGSTPLASLGQKRLRQIPGAMPRLTALPEGCAFHPRCPRATDQCRTNPGPTLSACNGRAACWHPLTDEDRAAKEATA
- a CDS encoding ABC transporter ATP-binding protein; the protein is MKPLVSVTHLTRIFDVSKPWLNRVIERLPKSMLTAVSDVTFDIPQNSVYALVGESGSGKSTIGKMVVGLLSPSVGGVTIEGVDLAREQDAEKIEKVRSDIQMIFQDPYASLNPRWRVKDIIEEPAVAQGKKPEGLAERLLEQVGLSAEDVGKFPHEFSGGQRQRICIARALASEPRLIVCDEPTSALDVSVQAQVLNLMSDLREDLGLTYLFITHDLTVVQHMADTVGVLYLGRLVEEAPRAALFADPKHPYTRMLFDAAPKMDGFGREIEPPEGEIPDPINPPPGCAFHPRCPLATDLCKEARPEPRLVGASKVACHHAD